Proteins from a single region of Sneathiella aquimaris:
- a CDS encoding CYTH domain-containing protein: MTRPKKDKTVEIERKFLVASEGWKSDIVKSEEIIQYYLTGLDQVPTVRLRQKGNTGFLTIKYPSRSADIIDRQEFEYEVPVEDVRSQQEQAKGHIIHKVRHTVKGPDGFIWEVDEFKSPNPFLTLAEIELSHVDENFLKPDWAGEDVTSLPAYSNIRMAFDNDPSINRSADA, translated from the coding sequence ATGACACGCCCCAAAAAAGACAAAACCGTTGAGATTGAACGCAAATTTCTGGTGGCTTCGGAAGGCTGGAAATCCGATATCGTGAAATCCGAAGAAATTATCCAGTATTATCTCACGGGGCTTGATCAAGTTCCGACTGTGCGGCTGCGTCAAAAAGGAAACACAGGATTTCTCACAATAAAATACCCGTCACGTTCTGCTGACATTATTGACCGGCAGGAGTTCGAATATGAAGTTCCGGTTGAGGATGTGCGGTCGCAACAGGAACAGGCTAAGGGCCACATTATCCACAAAGTGCGCCATACAGTTAAAGGCCCCGATGGTTTTATCTGGGAAGTTGACGAATTCAAGTCCCCCAACCCCTTTCTGACTCTCGCAGAAATCGAGCTTTCACATGTGGATGAGAATTTTTTAAAACCGGACTGGGCAGGAGAGGACGTGACTTCTTTGCCTGCTTACAGCAATATCCGTATGGCATTTGACAATGATCCTTCTATTAACAGATCGGCAGACGCATGA
- a CDS encoding ATP-binding protein, whose translation MIRNPKFLSFAVLLTLAVATFVAGYEIEKVNEQTRRDIQTNDSQRAANEISIRLSAQVRESIFILSGLKALIEGNPNLKQSEFEHYAGSVRRLGPGIRSIAAAPDMVVTYVHPIKGNEASIGLDYRKAPVEQRAAAFRTLRVGQPIVAGPVRLVQGGVAFIVRLPVYVKDAGGGSKDWGILAAPIDVNVFFQQSGLFEFADEFELAIRGHDGLGEQGRVFYGDASLFTERAQPVRETIELGSGNWVLAVTPKGGWVTQAPDQMIIRIAMVLTFLVLSITWLTIFGYLKERNAARVRSQQILKEKSEFLEILSHEIRSPLQGVLGAQRYILDNGFKESMRPIVETAHESGNYILSLINDYLDLQRAESGNLSVNLTPVNIRQVIDDAFRIVTTGKKDSSLSVKFSIAQEVPARLMLDQRKVNQVLVNIIDNALKYTARGYANISATYHTMDDTPVLIIHVEDTGVGINEEDLETLFDRFTRSSTGENRSGSGLGLAISKSLVEAMGGTITVRSEVAKGTDFSISLPAFVPTETELAKFDPLDKEEVKVSAPDSSDQLSGLRVLIADDVVVNRLLLNAMLSTLVKDVILAEDGQQVLNILEEEHVDVIIMDAMMPNVSGIAATMKIRQQAQFDQIPIIGLTGEESMKSQAELLRAGMDVVLLKPIDLAPILSAIKEQTVQREKIASHPNR comes from the coding sequence TTGATCCGAAATCCTAAATTTCTGTCTTTTGCTGTCTTGTTGACGCTTGCCGTCGCGACCTTTGTTGCTGGATATGAAATCGAAAAAGTAAACGAGCAAACCCGCCGCGATATCCAGACAAACGATAGTCAGCGCGCCGCCAATGAAATCAGTATTCGTCTTTCTGCTCAGGTAAGAGAAAGCATTTTCATTCTCAGCGGTCTGAAAGCCCTGATAGAAGGCAATCCCAACTTGAAGCAAAGTGAGTTTGAGCATTATGCTGGGTCGGTTCGCCGCTTGGGGCCTGGTATTAGAAGCATTGCAGCGGCCCCTGATATGGTCGTCACCTATGTACATCCAATAAAAGGGAACGAAGCCTCGATTGGCTTGGATTATCGGAAGGCTCCAGTAGAACAGCGGGCTGCCGCCTTCAGAACCCTTCGCGTTGGACAGCCAATTGTTGCCGGACCTGTTCGTCTGGTTCAAGGAGGGGTCGCCTTTATTGTCAGGTTGCCTGTTTATGTCAAGGACGCCGGAGGGGGGAGCAAAGACTGGGGAATTCTGGCGGCTCCGATTGACGTCAATGTGTTCTTTCAACAATCGGGATTGTTCGAATTTGCGGACGAATTTGAATTGGCTATTCGGGGGCATGATGGCCTTGGGGAGCAAGGCAGAGTTTTCTATGGAGATGCTTCTTTATTTACAGAACGGGCTCAGCCTGTGCGTGAAACGATTGAGCTGGGCAGTGGAAATTGGGTGTTAGCCGTCACCCCAAAGGGGGGCTGGGTAACTCAGGCGCCTGATCAGATGATTATCCGCATAGCGATGGTTTTGACTTTTCTGGTGTTAAGTATCACCTGGCTGACCATTTTTGGTTATTTGAAGGAACGCAATGCAGCACGCGTCAGAAGTCAGCAAATTCTCAAAGAAAAATCGGAATTCCTCGAAATTTTATCGCATGAGATTCGTTCGCCGCTTCAGGGCGTCTTAGGAGCTCAGCGGTATATACTGGATAATGGGTTTAAAGAATCCATGCGTCCTATTGTCGAGACAGCTCATGAATCAGGAAATTATATTCTTAGTCTGATAAATGATTATTTGGATTTGCAACGTGCCGAAAGCGGTAATCTGTCGGTGAATTTAACACCTGTTAATATTCGGCAAGTGATCGACGATGCTTTTCGGATCGTTACAACGGGTAAAAAAGACAGTAGTTTGTCCGTAAAATTCTCGATTGCGCAAGAAGTGCCGGCAAGATTGATGCTCGACCAGCGTAAGGTCAATCAAGTACTCGTCAATATTATTGATAATGCCCTTAAATATACGGCTCGGGGATATGCAAATATTTCTGCAACGTATCATACGATGGATGATACGCCTGTTCTGATAATCCACGTGGAAGACACTGGTGTGGGAATAAACGAGGAAGACCTTGAAACCCTTTTTGACCGATTTACCAGAAGCAGTACTGGTGAAAATAGGTCCGGGTCGGGTTTGGGGCTGGCAATCAGTAAATCCCTCGTCGAAGCTATGGGGGGTACAATAACGGTCCGGAGTGAAGTCGCCAAGGGAACAGATTTCTCAATTTCGCTTCCAGCTTTTGTCCCAACTGAAACAGAGCTCGCCAAATTCGATCCCTTGGACAAGGAAGAGGTAAAGGTCTCTGCGCCGGACAGTAGTGATCAACTTTCCGGTTTGCGAGTATTGATTGCTGATGATGTGGTTGTGAACAGACTGTTGTTGAACGCCATGCTTTCCACGTTGGTAAAAGATGTAATCCTTGCAGAGGATGGTCAGCAAGTCCTCAATATTCTCGAAGAAGAACATGTCGATGTGATTATCATGGATGCCATGATGCCCAATGTCAGCGGGATTGCCGCGACGATGAAAATAAGGCAGCAGGCTCAGTTTGATCAGATCCCAATCATCGGATTAACGGGTGAAGAATCCATGAAAAGTCAGGCAGAACTGCTGCGGGCGGGCATGGATGTAGTCCTGTTAAAGCCAATTGATCTTGCGCCGATTTTATCTGCCATCAAAGAGCAAACGGTGCAGCGGGAAAAAATCGCGTCGCACCCAAACCGGTAA
- a CDS encoding Lrp/AsnC ligand binding domain-containing protein: MDKIDKKILAEMQKNARITMTELAARVGLTKTPCIERLKRLEATGAIQGYGAHLNPAQLDAGHIAFVQVTLNDTTTAALQEFNLAVQKVPQIQACHMVAANFDYLLKIRTKDVTDYRHFLGTTIAQLPKVQQTSTYIVLESVVDTVTFNIPD; encoded by the coding sequence ATGGATAAAATCGATAAGAAAATACTGGCAGAAATGCAAAAAAATGCTCGAATCACAATGACTGAACTGGCAGCGCGGGTTGGATTGACCAAGACACCGTGTATTGAACGATTAAAGAGACTGGAAGCAACGGGGGCCATACAAGGATACGGGGCACACCTAAATCCTGCCCAGTTGGATGCCGGTCACATTGCTTTCGTACAGGTTACCCTCAACGATACCACAACCGCGGCTTTGCAGGAGTTTAATCTTGCTGTTCAAAAGGTCCCGCAAATACAAGCCTGCCACATGGTCGCCGCGAATTTTGATTATCTGCTCAAAATCAGAACAAAAGACGTAACAGACTATCGCCATTTTCTGGGAACGACGATTGCCCAGCTCCCCAAAGTACAGCAGACAAGCACCTATATCGTTCTGGAATCCGTTGTCGACACAGTGACGTTCAACATACCGGACTAA
- a CDS encoding DMT family transporter, which produces MTLPHIGLALLINVIWGFAFVAAKEGIAHYSPLLFTALRFLLVAVFLAFYLKPVKGSMKTVAAIAVLVGIIHFSFLYFGLFVAGGVSAVAITIQLVAPFSLIMAVIFLKETVGWRRIVGLLMAFGGVMVLGFDPAVLDQINGVVLVAMAAFCMAGGIILMRLVQGVGTMAMQAWIGLISFPVMLALSFIFEQGQYEAITTFELRSFAALIFTAVVTTIVAHGGWYYLLQKYPVAVLTPYGLLAPVFGVGFGVFLYDEPISWKFIMGGALTLAGVFVINIRTAKKSVTA; this is translated from the coding sequence ATGACGCTCCCCCATATTGGTTTGGCGCTACTCATCAACGTTATCTGGGGATTTGCCTTCGTTGCCGCGAAAGAGGGTATTGCCCATTACTCGCCTCTTCTGTTTACGGCTCTGCGTTTCTTGTTGGTCGCGGTGTTTCTGGCGTTTTATCTGAAACCGGTAAAAGGCAGCATGAAGACTGTGGCCGCCATTGCCGTTCTGGTTGGCATCATTCACTTTTCATTTTTGTATTTTGGCCTTTTTGTCGCGGGCGGGGTGTCGGCTGTTGCCATTACGATTCAGCTTGTTGCGCCTTTTTCACTGATAATGGCCGTAATTTTTCTGAAGGAAACAGTAGGTTGGCGCCGGATCGTCGGTCTGCTGATGGCGTTTGGCGGGGTAATGGTTCTTGGTTTTGATCCGGCCGTTCTGGATCAGATCAATGGTGTTGTTCTTGTCGCCATGGCTGCCTTTTGTATGGCGGGCGGGATAATCCTGATGCGATTGGTTCAAGGGGTCGGAACTATGGCCATGCAGGCGTGGATCGGCCTCATTTCCTTTCCCGTAATGCTCGCATTGTCTTTCATTTTTGAACAAGGTCAATATGAGGCCATTACGACCTTTGAATTGCGATCCTTTGCGGCGCTAATCTTTACCGCGGTGGTTACTACGATTGTCGCCCATGGCGGTTGGTATTATTTGCTGCAGAAATATCCGGTCGCTGTTCTAACCCCCTATGGCCTTCTCGCACCTGTTTTCGGTGTGGGGTTTGGTGTTTTCCTGTATGACGAACCGATTAGCTGGAAATTTATCATGGGCGGCGCGCTGACCCTTGCCGGTGTTTTTGTGATTAATATCAGAACGGCGAAGAAGTCGGTGACGGCATAA
- the putA gene encoding bifunctional proline dehydrogenase/L-glutamate gamma-semialdehyde dehydrogenase PutA, whose amino-acid sequence MEMKFENHETVLRNVIRGAHLADEEKAIQTLTDYLSMSENTREALVSDAADLVRQLRRAKNPGLMETFLGEYGLSTEEGVALMCLAEALLRVPDDSTIDMLISDKIAPADWGQHLGHSTSPLVNASTWALMLTGKVISPKETENWDVVSNIKHLIKRAGEPVIRKAVAQSMKILGHQFVLGRDISEAMQRAKGMEDKGYQYSYDMLGEAARTAKDARKYFLSYSRAIARLSEAAYHSDIRDNPGISIKLSALHPRYEFLQKERVLEELVPRVLSLAEQAKNAQMGFNIDAEEADRLDLSLDVIEAVFSQKDLRGWDGFGVVVQAYSPRAFYVLDWCYNLAKRLNRRIMVRLVKGAYWDTEIKLAQVEGLPGYPVFTKKAATDVSYMACAKKLLSMTDHVYPQFATHNAYSMTAIMALAGDERNFEFQRLHGMGEGLHDIVKKENSTRCRIYAPVGVHEDLLAYLVRRLLENGANSSFVNQVLDEKVPARDVVRDPISLLDGVTEHSTFKLPAPKNIFPDGRINSDGMNLSDPAVLDEFLSKRAQFEGKQWTAGPILNGTEEVGEAQAVINPADLQDSVGHVSSATLEQVENAVQIAIAGQVAWARRHATERSQILRQIADLYEENRVELMTILGREAGKSLLDGLSEVREAVDFCRFYANEAEKEALSASGDALGVFVCISPWNFPLAIFTGQIVAALVTGNAVLAKPAEQTPLIASFAARLMLKAGVPDDVLQLVPGAGQLIGNALVSRPDIAGVCFTGSTDTAKVICRAMADQGAAYAPFIAETGGINAMVVDSTALPEQAVRDIVASAFQSAGQRCSALRVLYVQEDVAERTISMLKGAMDELIIGNPLNIDIDAGPVIDTKAKQNIETYCAAMEEKGALLKKVLPNDAVASSGHYVAASLFRINGIHELEREVFGPVLHVATYKADQVEQVIDAINNTGFGLTMGLHTRVDGRVQSFAEKAKVGNLYVNRNQIGAVVGVQPFGGEGLSGTGPKAGGPLYLHRFVGKKIKIGSTQETSLRMGKAPSSPLALPSLPGTALAKWQLHPDRRTAILSVAQSLAKSTAFDSSGFEKKAKDFDQDIMLLPGPTGESNQLQFHARGTIFVMGDDWMRDCLLALMVGNRVIVQAPQADFDIMLRALSLYSVPDALITRVPSEQVENVVRELKGLSSCALSGGALNAKQMRIWLSERTGPIVSLLDGAKGWREFAAERTLSIDTTASGGNAALLAAVDG is encoded by the coding sequence ATGGAAATGAAATTTGAAAACCATGAAACTGTTTTGCGCAATGTCATTCGGGGCGCGCATCTGGCCGATGAAGAAAAGGCGATACAAACCCTGACTGATTATCTGTCCATGTCAGAAAACACGCGCGAAGCGCTGGTCTCGGATGCAGCAGATCTTGTTCGTCAGCTTCGCCGGGCAAAAAATCCCGGATTAATGGAAACTTTTCTCGGTGAATATGGTCTCAGCACGGAAGAGGGAGTGGCTCTCATGTGCCTGGCCGAAGCACTCCTGAGGGTTCCAGATGACTCGACAATCGATATGCTAATCAGTGACAAGATCGCCCCGGCGGACTGGGGTCAGCATTTGGGTCACTCCACGTCGCCATTGGTGAATGCTTCAACCTGGGCGCTGATGCTGACAGGCAAGGTGATTTCACCCAAGGAAACAGAAAACTGGGACGTTGTCAGCAACATCAAGCATCTGATTAAGCGCGCTGGAGAGCCTGTTATTCGGAAGGCTGTTGCCCAATCGATGAAGATTTTGGGGCACCAGTTTGTTCTGGGCCGTGATATTTCTGAGGCCATGCAGCGAGCAAAAGGGATGGAGGATAAGGGATATCAGTATTCATACGATATGCTGGGGGAGGCCGCCCGGACGGCGAAGGACGCACGGAAGTATTTCTTAAGTTATTCCCGCGCAATCGCCCGGCTTTCGGAGGCCGCGTATCATTCTGATATCCGCGACAACCCCGGTATTTCAATCAAGCTTTCCGCCTTGCACCCAAGATACGAGTTTTTGCAGAAAGAGCGGGTGCTGGAAGAACTGGTGCCCCGGGTTCTCAGCCTTGCCGAGCAGGCTAAAAATGCGCAGATGGGTTTTAATATCGATGCAGAAGAGGCAGATCGGCTGGATTTGTCGCTTGATGTTATTGAGGCTGTCTTTTCTCAGAAGGATTTAAGAGGGTGGGACGGTTTTGGCGTTGTTGTACAGGCTTATAGTCCGCGCGCCTTTTATGTTCTTGATTGGTGTTATAATCTGGCAAAGCGCCTGAACAGGCGGATCATGGTTCGTTTGGTGAAAGGGGCATATTGGGATACAGAAATCAAGCTGGCCCAGGTAGAAGGGTTGCCCGGATATCCCGTCTTTACCAAAAAGGCAGCGACGGATGTGAGCTATATGGCCTGTGCGAAAAAGTTGCTGTCGATGACCGATCATGTTTACCCGCAATTTGCCACCCATAATGCTTATTCAATGACGGCTATAATGGCGCTGGCAGGTGACGAGAGAAACTTTGAATTTCAGCGGTTGCACGGTATGGGTGAAGGACTGCACGACATCGTCAAGAAAGAAAATTCGACACGTTGCCGGATTTACGCCCCGGTTGGTGTGCATGAGGATCTTCTGGCGTATCTGGTGCGCAGGTTACTGGAAAACGGTGCCAATAGTTCATTTGTCAATCAGGTGCTGGATGAAAAGGTGCCCGCGCGGGATGTGGTGCGCGATCCAATTTCGCTTTTGGACGGGGTTACTGAACACTCTACGTTCAAACTCCCGGCACCAAAGAACATCTTCCCGGATGGGCGGATTAATTCAGACGGGATGAACCTTTCGGACCCTGCGGTGCTCGATGAATTTCTGTCGAAGCGTGCTCAGTTCGAAGGGAAGCAATGGACAGCGGGTCCGATCCTCAACGGAACAGAAGAGGTTGGCGAGGCGCAAGCGGTCATCAATCCTGCGGATCTTCAGGATAGTGTTGGGCATGTTTCATCTGCGACGCTTGAACAAGTGGAAAACGCGGTGCAAATCGCGATCGCAGGACAGGTTGCCTGGGCGAGACGCCATGCCACAGAACGCAGTCAGATTCTTCGGCAGATTGCTGATCTTTATGAAGAAAATCGCGTTGAACTGATGACAATTTTAGGCCGGGAGGCTGGAAAGTCTCTGCTGGATGGATTGAGCGAAGTCCGCGAGGCCGTCGACTTTTGCCGATTCTATGCGAATGAAGCGGAGAAAGAAGCGTTGTCCGCTTCGGGCGATGCATTAGGAGTTTTCGTTTGTATATCACCCTGGAATTTTCCGCTTGCCATCTTTACCGGTCAAATAGTTGCGGCGTTGGTAACCGGGAATGCTGTATTGGCAAAACCGGCTGAGCAGACGCCGCTTATCGCGTCTTTTGCGGCCCGGTTGATGCTCAAGGCAGGGGTTCCTGATGACGTGCTCCAGCTGGTGCCAGGTGCCGGGCAGCTTATCGGGAACGCTCTTGTATCGCGGCCCGATATCGCTGGTGTCTGCTTTACGGGGTCAACCGATACCGCGAAGGTAATTTGCCGCGCAATGGCGGATCAGGGGGCAGCCTACGCACCCTTTATTGCTGAAACCGGCGGGATCAACGCGATGGTTGTTGATTCTACAGCCCTTCCCGAGCAGGCCGTGCGCGATATCGTAGCATCTGCCTTTCAAAGCGCTGGCCAACGCTGTTCCGCATTGCGGGTCCTGTATGTTCAGGAAGATGTGGCGGAGAGAACGATTTCAATGCTGAAAGGGGCGATGGATGAATTGATCATTGGAAACCCTTTGAACATCGATATCGATGCGGGTCCGGTTATTGATACGAAAGCGAAACAAAATATTGAAACCTATTGTGCTGCTATGGAAGAAAAAGGGGCGTTGCTGAAAAAGGTCCTTCCCAACGACGCGGTCGCTTCATCAGGACATTATGTTGCGGCTTCGCTGTTCCGGATTAATGGCATCCATGAATTGGAACGGGAAGTTTTTGGCCCCGTGCTGCATGTGGCAACCTATAAAGCAGATCAGGTTGAGCAGGTCATAGATGCCATAAACAATACTGGGTTTGGACTGACAATGGGATTGCATACCCGAGTGGATGGTCGTGTCCAAAGCTTTGCGGAAAAAGCAAAGGTTGGCAATCTGTATGTGAACCGAAATCAGATTGGGGCTGTTGTCGGGGTTCAGCCTTTTGGCGGCGAAGGGTTGTCGGGCACTGGACCAAAGGCGGGCGGTCCTTTATATCTGCATCGTTTTGTTGGCAAAAAAATAAAAATCGGATCGACGCAGGAAACAAGCTTACGGATGGGGAAGGCGCCATCGTCTCCTCTGGCCTTACCGTCGTTGCCCGGCACGGCTCTGGCTAAGTGGCAGCTCCATCCCGACCGCCGGACTGCAATTTTGTCGGTGGCGCAATCATTGGCGAAATCAACCGCGTTTGATAGTTCCGGTTTTGAGAAGAAGGCGAAGGATTTCGATCAGGACATTATGCTTCTGCCGGGACCAACCGGGGAAAGCAACCAGCTTCAGTTTCATGCCCGCGGAACAATTTTTGTTATGGGTGACGACTGGATGCGGGACTGCCTTTTGGCACTGATGGTCGGTAATCGCGTGATAGTGCAGGCCCCGCAAGCGGATTTTGATATCATGCTCAGGGCTTTGAGTTTGTATTCTGTGCCGGATGCCCTGATTACACGGGTTCCTTCCGAACAGGTTGAAAATGTTGTTCGTGAGTTAAAAGGTCTTTCCTCCTGTGCCCTAAGTGGCGGAGCACTGAATGCAAAACAGATGCGGATCTGGTTGTCAGAACGGACAGGTCCGATCGTCTCTCTATTGGACGGTGCCAAGGGGTGGAGGGAATTCGCGGCGGAACGAACCTTGAGCATTGATACGACAGCATCGGGCGGGAATGCCGCCTTGCTGGCCGCGGTTGATGGCTAG
- a CDS encoding SLC13 family permease: MSVDQIILFTLFATVFIFLLWGRWRYDLVAFIALIIGLVLGVVPTSEAFSGFGHPATIIVALVLVVSRGLVKSGAIDMITRKLTAMELGLSRHIIAMSGLGAVFSAFMNNVAALAILMPVDLQAAKKAERSPRITLMPLAFATILGGMITLIGTPPNIIIAAYREQALGEAFGMFDFAPVGLSCAVVGIAFVAFFGWRLIPVSEKDKNPTGDLLDLEGYVAELIVVEGTDVIGNMVRDLDAVAEENDVSIVGLVRNNRRLAGYARNVEIKAKDILVVEAGPQSIDQFRGALKLEFDGEKRHEKVASGGMTLTEVVVPENSVIVGRSALSLRLLARHGVTLLGVSRQGKRFRERVRRLDIEAGDILLLLGPSERVNDGINWLGVLPLAERGLSVTQYKKAWLATGIFAAAIGVASFGGLYLAVALAIVVAAYILLEIVPIHEVYQQIEWPVIVLLGSMIPLGAALEASGGTGLLAQSIVSLTDGLPTIAVLAALMIVIMTLSDVLNNTATAVVGAPIAVDVANRLGVSPDPFLMAVAVAASCAFLTPIGHKNNTLIMGPGGYKFGDYWRMGLPLEVLIVGIATPSILFFWPL; the protein is encoded by the coding sequence ATGTCAGTCGACCAGATCATTCTATTTACGTTATTTGCCACTGTTTTTATCTTCCTTCTCTGGGGACGCTGGCGGTATGACCTTGTTGCGTTTATCGCCTTGATTATTGGGCTGGTTCTGGGGGTGGTTCCGACCAGTGAAGCCTTTTCCGGATTTGGTCATCCGGCGACAATTATTGTAGCGCTGGTTCTGGTTGTCTCTCGTGGTCTCGTCAAATCCGGGGCGATCGACATGATCACCAGGAAACTGACGGCAATGGAACTCGGATTGTCGCGGCATATTATCGCGATGAGTGGATTGGGCGCTGTATTCTCCGCCTTCATGAATAATGTCGCTGCGTTAGCGATATTAATGCCTGTTGATCTTCAGGCTGCGAAAAAAGCGGAACGGTCGCCCCGAATTACGCTGATGCCGCTGGCTTTTGCGACTATTTTGGGCGGGATGATCACGCTTATCGGTACGCCGCCCAATATCATAATTGCGGCTTACCGGGAACAGGCGCTGGGCGAAGCTTTTGGAATGTTTGATTTCGCGCCTGTCGGTTTATCCTGTGCGGTTGTTGGAATAGCGTTTGTCGCTTTTTTCGGCTGGCGCTTAATCCCGGTAAGCGAAAAAGACAAAAACCCCACAGGTGATCTTCTTGATCTGGAAGGATATGTGGCTGAACTGATTGTCGTAGAAGGCACGGATGTGATCGGCAATATGGTGCGGGATCTGGATGCGGTTGCTGAAGAAAATGACGTGTCGATTGTTGGCCTGGTCCGAAATAACCGGCGCCTTGCAGGATACGCGCGCAACGTGGAAATCAAGGCGAAAGACATTCTGGTTGTCGAGGCAGGACCCCAATCCATTGATCAGTTCAGAGGCGCGCTGAAACTTGAATTCGATGGCGAAAAACGTCATGAGAAAGTTGCCTCAGGCGGTATGACGCTGACAGAAGTTGTGGTGCCGGAAAATTCCGTCATCGTCGGGCGCTCAGCGTTGTCCCTGCGCTTGCTGGCACGGCACGGCGTTACCTTGCTGGGGGTCTCTCGGCAGGGGAAGCGGTTTCGCGAACGGGTACGCCGTCTTGACATTGAAGCCGGTGATATTCTGTTGCTGCTTGGCCCATCGGAACGGGTAAATGACGGTATCAATTGGCTCGGTGTTTTACCCTTGGCAGAGCGTGGCCTGTCCGTCACCCAATATAAGAAAGCATGGCTGGCAACGGGCATATTTGCGGCGGCCATTGGTGTTGCCAGTTTTGGAGGTCTGTATCTTGCCGTTGCGCTGGCCATTGTTGTGGCAGCTTATATCCTGCTCGAAATCGTGCCTATTCACGAAGTCTATCAGCAGATTGAATGGCCCGTGATCGTGCTTTTGGGATCAATGATCCCGTTGGGGGCTGCACTGGAAGCATCGGGCGGCACGGGCCTGCTGGCACAATCCATTGTTAGTTTGACCGATGGGTTGCCGACTATCGCCGTTCTGGCCGCGCTGATGATTGTTATCATGACCTTGTCAGACGTTTTGAATAACACAGCAACTGCTGTTGTCGGGGCGCCGATTGCGGTGGATGTTGCGAACCGCCTGGGGGTTAGTCCCGATCCGTTTCTGATGGCCGTGGCTGTTGCCGCGTCCTGCGCCTTTTTAACCCCAATCGGACACAAGAACAATACGTTGATCATGGGGCCGGGTGGCTACAAATTCGGTGATTACTGGCGTATGGGGTTGCCGCTGGAAGTTCTTATCGTTGGCATCGCCACACCATCCATTTTGTTTTTCTGGCCGTTATAA
- a CDS encoding glycerophosphodiester phosphodiesterase family protein: MSFSDLAKAADTSIKAEIGPRPFYLLEDLEEGPLKEALSSCKTGPFYRTDFSIAHRGAPLQFPEHTKQSYEAAARMGAGIIECDATFTKDQELVCRHSQCDLHQTTDILLRPDLAGKCTQPFSPAGDGSKATAKCCTSDITLSEFYSLNGKMDGVNTKAKTVQEYVKGTSPWRTDLYATKGTLLSHADSIDLIDQLGAKFIPELKKPAVSMPYQGDFSQEKYAQKLVDAYKEKGIDPSRVFLQSFNLDDVLYWIKNEPDFGKQATYLDGRYRQINPSNPDSFSPTMQELAEQGVKILAPPIWMLLDLDSDNKIVPSAYALEARKAGLSLIGWSLERSGPMQTGGGWYYQTVKNAIKTDGDILKVLDVLAKEVGVKGIFSDWPATSSFYASCKGLS; this comes from the coding sequence ATGAGTTTTTCTGATCTTGCCAAAGCGGCAGACACCTCCATAAAAGCAGAAATTGGACCGCGTCCCTTTTATCTGCTGGAAGATCTGGAAGAAGGGCCTTTGAAAGAGGCTTTGTCTTCTTGTAAAACCGGACCATTTTACCGAACAGATTTTTCAATCGCGCATCGCGGGGCGCCTCTGCAATTTCCAGAGCATACGAAACAATCGTATGAAGCGGCTGCCCGGATGGGTGCAGGCATCATAGAATGCGATGCCACCTTTACAAAAGACCAAGAACTGGTCTGCCGTCATTCACAGTGCGATCTTCATCAAACGACGGATATCCTGTTGAGACCCGATCTGGCCGGTAAGTGCACACAGCCATTTTCTCCCGCAGGTGATGGTTCGAAAGCAACGGCCAAATGCTGTACATCTGATATCACCCTGTCAGAATTTTACTCCCTCAACGGGAAAATGGACGGTGTGAACACGAAAGCTAAGACGGTACAGGAATATGTAAAAGGCACATCGCCTTGGCGGACGGACCTTTACGCCACGAAGGGGACCCTTCTTTCTCATGCAGATTCCATTGACCTGATCGACCAGCTGGGCGCGAAATTCATTCCAGAACTCAAAAAACCTGCCGTATCCATGCCTTACCAGGGAGATTTCAGTCAGGAAAAATACGCCCAGAAACTGGTCGATGCCTACAAAGAAAAAGGCATTGATCCATCACGGGTCTTTCTTCAATCCTTTAATCTTGATGACGTTTTATACTGGATAAAAAACGAACCTGATTTTGGAAAACAGGCGACCTATCTGGATGGTCGCTACCGGCAAATCAACCCGTCAAATCCGGATAGCTTTTCCCCCACGATGCAAGAACTTGCGGAGCAGGGTGTCAAGATCCTCGCGCCGCCAATCTGGATGCTTCTGGATTTGGACAGCGACAATAAAATCGTCCCGTCTGCCTATGCACTCGAAGCCCGAAAAGCGGGCCTTTCCCTGATCGGATGGAGCCTCGAACGATCCGGCCCCATGCAAACCGGCGGGGGCTGGTATTATCAGACTGTCAAAAATGCCATTAAAACGGACGGGGACATTCTGAAGGTTTTGGATGTATTAGCGAAAGAGGTTGGTGTGAAAGGTATTTTTTCTGACTGGCCCGCGACCAGCAGCTTCTACGCCAGCTGTAAGGGCTTGAGTTGA